In one Umezawaea sp. Da 62-37 genomic region, the following are encoded:
- the dctA gene encoding C4-dicarboxylate transporter DctA, producing the protein MAASPPAAARKPLYRHLYFWVLVSIVLGVVVGYAFPVQASGMKWLADLFVALVKVVIAPTIFCTIVVGIAGLGNLAKAGGLALRTILYFTAMTLVALVIGLVVVNVVQPGHHGATIPIKDSVAEKTLQDASSADTGITGFVLSLVPKSFVSAFTDGQLIQVLVIAVLVAVAVAGMGARGAKVVSALDTFAKVMFGVIKIVMYAAPIGAFGGIAYTIGKFGGSILGKLAWLMGSFYVTCVLFVFLVLGGVSYYAGFNILKFLRYIKDELLIVLGTSSSETVLPRMLVKLEAAGAEKSVVGLTIPTGYSFNLDGTCIYLTMGALFIAQATGTDVSIGTQIGLLLFMLLASKGAAGVTGAGLVTLAASLQAFEANSAIPAVGIALIVGIDRFMSEARAITNVIGNGVGTLVIARWQNQLDRDRLREVLDNPSLVDVDHLIDQQHAGDDVPDGDGRRDTVPAGAH; encoded by the coding sequence GTGGCCGCCAGTCCGCCCGCAGCGGCGCGCAAGCCGCTCTACCGGCACCTGTACTTCTGGGTGCTGGTCTCGATCGTCCTCGGCGTGGTCGTCGGCTACGCGTTCCCGGTGCAGGCCAGCGGGATGAAGTGGCTCGCCGACCTGTTCGTGGCGCTGGTGAAGGTCGTCATCGCGCCGACGATCTTCTGCACCATCGTCGTGGGCATCGCCGGGCTCGGCAACCTCGCCAAGGCGGGTGGGCTCGCGCTCCGCACGATCCTCTACTTCACCGCCATGACGCTGGTGGCCCTCGTCATCGGCCTCGTCGTCGTGAACGTGGTCCAGCCCGGCCACCACGGCGCCACCATCCCGATCAAGGACAGCGTCGCCGAGAAGACCCTCCAGGACGCGTCCAGCGCCGACACCGGCATAACCGGGTTCGTGCTGAGCCTGGTGCCGAAGTCGTTCGTCAGCGCCTTCACCGACGGCCAGCTGATCCAGGTGCTCGTGATCGCCGTCCTGGTCGCCGTCGCCGTGGCGGGCATGGGGGCGCGCGGCGCCAAGGTCGTGTCCGCGCTCGACACGTTCGCCAAGGTCATGTTCGGCGTCATCAAGATCGTCATGTACGCGGCGCCGATCGGCGCGTTCGGCGGCATCGCCTACACGATCGGCAAGTTCGGCGGCAGCATCCTGGGCAAGCTCGCCTGGCTGATGGGGTCGTTCTACGTCACCTGCGTGCTGTTCGTCTTCCTGGTGCTCGGCGGCGTCTCGTACTACGCCGGGTTCAACATCCTCAAGTTCCTGCGCTACATCAAGGACGAGCTGCTGATCGTGCTCGGCACGTCCTCCAGCGAGACGGTCCTGCCGCGGATGCTGGTCAAGCTGGAGGCGGCGGGCGCGGAGAAGTCCGTGGTCGGCCTGACCATCCCGACCGGCTACTCGTTCAACCTCGACGGCACGTGCATCTACCTGACGATGGGCGCGCTGTTCATCGCCCAGGCCACCGGCACCGATGTCAGCATCGGCACCCAGATCGGCCTGCTGCTGTTCATGCTGCTCGCCAGCAAGGGCGCGGCGGGCGTCACGGGCGCGGGCCTGGTGACCCTCGCCGCCTCCCTCCAGGCGTTCGAGGCGAACAGCGCCATCCCCGCGGTCGGCATCGCGCTCATCGTCGGCATCGACCGGTTCATGTCCGAGGCGCGGGCGATCACGAACGTCATCGGCAACGGCGTCGGCACCCTCGTGATCGCCCGCTGGCAGAACCAGCTCGACCGCGACCGGCTGCGGGAGGTGCTCGACAACCCGTCGCTCGTGGACGTCGACCACCTCATCGACCAGCAGCACGCCGGTGACGACGTCCCCGACGGCGACGGCAGGCGCGACACCGTCCCGGCGGGCGCCCACTAG
- the gltB gene encoding glutamate synthase large subunit: MIFSAIPAPQGLYDPTAERDACGVAMVADIQGRRSHGIVVDALTALANLEHRGAAGAEPTSGDGAGILLQLPDEFLRAVVDFDLPARGSYAAGVAFLPLDADERAKAVDTAERIAAEEGLVVLGWRDVPVDPVAADVGPTALSVVPHFAMLFVASADDAAVEGVELDRLTFGLRKRVEHANVGTYFPSLSARTLVYKGMLTTGQLPAFFPDLRDERLASAIALVHSRFSTNTFPSWPLAHPFRYVAHNGEINTVRGNRNRMRAREALLRSDLIPGDLTRLFPICDAEGSDSASMDEVLELLHLGGRSLPHAVMMMIPEAWENHATMKPAQRAFYQFHASLMEPWDGPACVTFTDGSLVGAVLDRNGLRPARWWQTADGRVVLASETGVLDVPPSQVVAKGRLQPGRMFLVDTEAGRIVDDAEIKAGLADDHPYEEWLHAGLLQLDDLADREHVVQSHESVVRRQLTFGYTEEELRILLAPMTVGGMEPLGSMGTDTPVAALSKRSRLLYDYFVQNFAQVTNPPLDAIREEIVTSVSRVMGPEQNLLGPSPVSCRHIQLDYPVIDNDELAKLIHINDDGDLPGFACTVLSGLYKVDGGGDELAAAVERVRREASEAIANGARTLVLSDRDSDHRMAPIPSLLLVSAVHHHLVRTKERLRVALVVESGDAREVHHIAALLSYGAAAVNPYLAFETIEDLVNQGAITGIEPRKAVRQYVGALVKGVLKIMSKMGISTVGAYTAAQVFEAMGLAHDLLNEYFTGTVSKLGGVGLDVLAEEVAIRHRRAFPDNPTDRSHRRLEVGGEYSYRREGELHLFSPETVFLLQHATKTRKTEVYRQYTEEVERLAREGGTLRGLFELLTQGRTPVPIDEVEPVSSIVKRFNTGAMSYGSISAEAHETLAIAMNRLGGRSNSGEGGEDRERLYDPERRSAVKQVASGRFGVTSEYLVNGTDIQIKMAQGAKPGEGGQLPGYKVYPWIARTRHSTPGVGLISPPPHHDIYSIEDLAQLIHDLKNANEQARVHVKLVSEIGVGTVATGVAKAHADVVLISGHDGGTGASPLNSLKHAGTPWEIGLAETQQTLLLNGLRDRITVQVDGALRTGRDVVVAALLGAEEFGFATAPLIVAGCVMMRVCHLDTCPVGVATQNPVLRARYTGQADHVVNFFEFVAQEVREHLAALGFRTIDEAVGHAELLNTDPAMEHWKASGLDLSPVFAVPETRYPSARRRVRDQDHGLAHALDRTLLQLAEGALEDAIPVRLELPVRNVNRTVGTLLGAEVTRRFGGDGLPDDTIHVRLTGSAGQSLGAFLPAGITLEMVGDANDYVGKGLSGGRIVVRPHEDSAFAAEQQVIAGNVIGYGATSGEIFLRGRVGERFCVRNSGAIAVAEGVGDHAFEYMTGGRAVVLGPTGRNLAAGMSGGIAYLLDLDPANVNKAMVELQRPSPDDLRWLKETVTRHHQLTGSAVAASLLGDWPRRSAAFTKVMPRDYQRVLEAMRLARAEGRDVDTAIMEASRG; the protein is encoded by the coding sequence GTGATCTTCTCCGCCATCCCGGCCCCTCAGGGCCTCTACGACCCCACTGCGGAGCGCGACGCTTGCGGTGTGGCGATGGTGGCCGACATCCAGGGTCGGCGTTCGCACGGAATCGTGGTCGACGCGCTCACCGCGTTGGCCAACCTCGAACACCGGGGCGCCGCGGGTGCCGAGCCGACCAGCGGTGACGGTGCGGGCATCCTGCTCCAGCTCCCCGACGAGTTCCTCCGCGCGGTGGTCGACTTCGACCTGCCGGCGCGCGGGAGCTACGCGGCGGGGGTGGCGTTCCTGCCCCTGGACGCCGACGAGCGCGCCAAGGCCGTGGACACGGCCGAGCGGATCGCCGCCGAGGAGGGCCTCGTGGTCCTGGGCTGGCGCGACGTGCCGGTCGACCCGGTGGCCGCCGACGTCGGTCCGACCGCGCTGTCGGTGGTCCCGCACTTCGCGATGCTGTTCGTGGCCTCGGCCGACGACGCGGCCGTCGAGGGCGTCGAACTGGACCGGTTGACCTTCGGCCTGCGCAAGCGGGTCGAGCACGCGAACGTCGGCACGTACTTCCCGTCGCTGTCCGCGCGCACCCTGGTCTACAAGGGCATGCTCACGACCGGGCAGCTGCCCGCGTTCTTCCCGGACCTGCGCGACGAGCGGCTCGCCTCCGCCATCGCGCTGGTGCACTCGCGCTTCTCCACCAACACGTTCCCGTCGTGGCCGCTCGCGCACCCGTTCCGGTACGTGGCGCACAACGGCGAGATCAACACCGTCCGCGGCAACCGGAACCGGATGCGCGCCCGCGAGGCGCTGCTCCGCTCCGACCTGATCCCCGGCGACCTGACTAGGCTGTTCCCGATCTGCGACGCCGAGGGTTCGGACTCGGCGTCGATGGACGAGGTCCTGGAGCTGCTGCACCTGGGCGGCCGGTCGCTGCCGCACGCGGTGATGATGATGATCCCCGAGGCCTGGGAGAACCACGCCACGATGAAGCCCGCGCAGCGGGCGTTCTACCAGTTCCACGCCAGCCTGATGGAGCCGTGGGACGGCCCCGCCTGCGTCACGTTCACCGACGGCTCGCTGGTCGGCGCGGTCCTGGACCGCAACGGCCTGCGCCCGGCCCGCTGGTGGCAGACCGCCGACGGCAGGGTCGTGCTGGCCAGCGAGACCGGCGTGCTGGACGTGCCGCCGAGCCAGGTCGTGGCCAAGGGCCGCCTCCAGCCGGGCCGCATGTTCCTGGTGGACACCGAGGCGGGCCGGATCGTCGACGACGCCGAGATCAAGGCCGGGCTCGCCGACGACCACCCGTACGAGGAGTGGCTGCACGCGGGCCTGCTCCAGCTCGACGACCTCGCCGACCGCGAGCACGTCGTGCAGAGCCACGAGTCCGTCGTGCGCCGCCAGCTCACCTTCGGCTACACCGAGGAGGAGCTGCGCATCCTGCTGGCGCCCATGACGGTCGGCGGCATGGAGCCGCTGGGCTCGATGGGCACCGACACCCCCGTGGCCGCGCTGTCGAAGCGGTCCCGGCTGCTCTACGACTACTTCGTGCAGAACTTCGCCCAGGTAACGAACCCGCCGCTGGACGCGATCCGCGAGGAGATCGTCACGTCGGTGTCGCGCGTGATGGGGCCCGAGCAGAACCTGCTCGGGCCGTCCCCGGTGTCGTGCAGGCACATCCAGCTCGACTACCCCGTCATCGACAACGACGAGCTGGCCAAGCTCATCCACATCAACGACGACGGCGACCTGCCCGGCTTCGCGTGCACCGTCCTTTCCGGACTGTACAAGGTGGACGGTGGTGGCGATGAGCTCGCCGCGGCCGTCGAGCGGGTGCGCCGCGAGGCGTCGGAGGCCATCGCGAACGGCGCCCGCACGCTGGTGCTGTCCGACCGCGACTCCGACCACCGGATGGCGCCGATCCCGTCGCTGCTGCTGGTCTCCGCGGTGCACCACCACCTGGTGCGCACCAAGGAGCGGCTGCGCGTCGCGCTCGTCGTCGAGTCCGGCGACGCCCGCGAGGTGCACCACATCGCGGCCCTGCTGAGCTACGGCGCCGCGGCGGTCAACCCGTACCTGGCGTTCGAGACGATCGAGGACCTGGTCAACCAGGGCGCGATCACCGGCATCGAGCCGCGCAAGGCCGTGCGCCAGTACGTGGGCGCGCTGGTCAAGGGCGTCCTGAAGATCATGTCCAAGATGGGCATCTCCACCGTCGGCGCCTACACCGCGGCGCAGGTCTTCGAGGCCATGGGCCTGGCGCACGACCTGCTCAACGAGTACTTCACCGGCACGGTGTCCAAGCTCGGCGGCGTCGGCCTCGACGTGCTCGCCGAGGAGGTCGCGATCCGGCACCGCCGGGCGTTCCCGGACAACCCGACCGACCGCTCGCACCGGCGCCTGGAGGTCGGCGGCGAGTACTCCTACCGCCGCGAGGGCGAGCTGCACCTGTTCTCCCCGGAGACGGTGTTCCTGCTCCAGCACGCCACGAAGACCCGCAAGACCGAGGTCTACCGGCAGTACACCGAGGAGGTCGAGCGGCTGGCCCGCGAGGGCGGCACGCTGCGCGGCCTGTTCGAGCTGCTCACGCAGGGCCGCACCCCGGTGCCGATCGACGAGGTCGAGCCGGTCTCCTCCATCGTCAAGCGCTTCAACACCGGTGCCATGTCCTACGGCTCCATCTCGGCCGAGGCGCACGAGACCCTGGCCATCGCGATGAACCGGCTGGGCGGTCGGTCCAACAGCGGCGAGGGCGGCGAGGACCGCGAACGCCTCTACGACCCCGAGCGGCGCTCGGCGGTCAAGCAGGTCGCGTCCGGCCGGTTCGGCGTGACCAGCGAGTACCTGGTCAACGGCACCGACATCCAGATCAAGATGGCGCAGGGCGCGAAGCCCGGCGAGGGCGGGCAGCTGCCCGGCTACAAGGTGTACCCATGGATCGCGCGCACCCGGCACTCCACGCCGGGCGTCGGCCTCATCTCGCCGCCGCCGCACCACGACATCTACTCCATCGAGGACCTGGCCCAGCTCATCCACGACCTGAAGAACGCCAACGAGCAGGCCCGCGTGCACGTGAAGCTGGTCAGCGAGATCGGCGTGGGCACGGTCGCGACGGGCGTGGCGAAGGCGCACGCGGACGTCGTGCTGATCTCCGGCCACGACGGCGGCACCGGCGCGTCCCCGCTCAACTCGCTCAAGCACGCCGGTACGCCGTGGGAGATCGGGCTCGCCGAGACGCAGCAGACGTTGCTGCTCAACGGTTTGCGCGACCGCATCACGGTCCAGGTCGACGGCGCGCTGCGCACCGGCCGCGACGTCGTGGTGGCCGCGCTGCTCGGCGCCGAGGAGTTCGGCTTCGCCACCGCGCCGCTGATCGTCGCGGGCTGCGTGATGATGCGCGTCTGCCACCTCGACACCTGCCCGGTCGGCGTCGCCACGCAGAACCCGGTGCTCCGCGCGCGCTACACCGGCCAGGCCGACCACGTGGTGAACTTCTTCGAGTTCGTCGCGCAGGAGGTCAGGGAACACCTGGCGGCACTGGGTTTCCGCACGATCGACGAGGCCGTGGGCCACGCCGAGCTGCTGAACACCGACCCCGCCATGGAACACTGGAAGGCCTCCGGGCTGGACTTGTCGCCGGTGTTCGCCGTGCCCGAGACCCGCTACCCGTCGGCGAGGCGCCGCGTCCGCGACCAGGACCACGGCCTCGCCCACGCCCTGGACCGCACGCTGCTCCAGCTCGCCGAGGGCGCGCTCGAGGACGCCATCCCGGTGCGGCTGGAACTGCCGGTGCGCAACGTGAACCGCACCGTCGGCACGCTGCTCGGCGCGGAGGTCACCCGCCGCTTCGGCGGCGACGGCCTGCCCGACGACACGATCCACGTCCGGCTCACCGGGTCCGCGGGCCAGTCGCTCGGCGCGTTCCTGCCCGCCGGCATCACGCTGGAGATGGTCGGCGACGCCAACGACTACGTCGGCAAGGGCCTGTCCGGCGGCCGGATCGTGGTGCGCCCGCACGAGGACTCGGCGTTCGCCGCCGAGCAGCAGGTGATCGCGGGCAACGTGATCGGCTACGGCGCGACCAGCGGGGAGATCTTCCTGCGCGGCCGGGTCGGCGAGCGCTTCTGCGTCCGCAACTCGGGTGCGATCGCGGTGGCCGAGGGCGTGGGCGACCACGCGTTCGAGTACATGACCGGCGGCCGCGCGGTGGTGCTCGGCCCGACCGGCCGCAACCTCGCCGCGGGCATGTCCGGCGGCATCGCCTACCTGCTGGATCTCGACCCCGCCAACGTGAACAAGGCGATGGTCGAGTTGCAGCGCCCGTCACCGGACGACCTCCGCTGGCTCAAGGAGACCGTCACCCGGCACCACCAGCTCACCGGTTCGGCGGTGGCCGCGTCGCTGCTCGGCGACTGGCCCCGGCGTTCCGCCGCGTTCACCAAGGTCATGCCCCGCGACTACCAGCGCGTGCTCGAAGCGATGAGGCTCGCCCGCGCGGAGGGCAGGGACGTCGACACGGCGATCATGGAGGCCTCCCGTGGCTGA